The proteins below are encoded in one region of Fibrella aestuarina BUZ 2:
- a CDS encoding Gfo/Idh/MocA family protein → MQQAKPLFESPQARRAFLQRMGLTALTLPSLSLYNCAGSSADSNGESTDSTTQTAAGQTIKKLGIALVGLGKYSEGQLGPALQETQYCRLTGIVTGTPNKAKTWKQTYNIPDKNIYTYQTFDQIATNPAIDIVYVVLPNALHADFVVRAAKAGKHVICEKPMATTTADARRMIAACKAAGKQLSVGYRLHVEPHNQNMMELGQRQLFGPVRHLVAENGQKEGYDTPWRLNKALAGGGPLPDVGIYCLQGSLYTKGQLPVSVTARFHPITDREKFTEVEEGMTFQLQFADGTVADCRTSYNDTYNKLRAEAAKGWFELEPAYGYGGIRGKTSRGNMKLDNVNQQARQMDAFAQCVLNGTPTTLPGELGLRDVQLIEAIYEAARTGKKVATRHIQPVVDQQYIRQYARL, encoded by the coding sequence ATGCAACAAGCCAAGCCTCTGTTCGAAAGCCCGCAGGCCCGTCGGGCGTTTTTGCAGCGAATGGGCCTCACTGCCCTCACGTTGCCTTCGTTGAGTCTCTATAACTGCGCCGGTAGCAGCGCTGACAGCAACGGCGAATCTACCGATTCGACTACGCAGACAGCAGCGGGGCAGACGATAAAAAAGCTAGGGATTGCGCTGGTTGGGCTAGGCAAATACAGCGAAGGCCAGCTGGGACCCGCCCTCCAGGAAACCCAGTACTGCCGCCTCACGGGCATCGTGACGGGCACGCCCAACAAGGCTAAAACCTGGAAGCAGACCTACAACATCCCGGACAAAAACATCTATACCTACCAGACGTTCGACCAGATCGCGACTAACCCCGCCATCGACATTGTGTATGTGGTGCTACCCAATGCCCTACACGCCGACTTTGTGGTGCGGGCGGCAAAAGCGGGGAAGCACGTGATCTGCGAGAAACCGATGGCTACCACCACCGCCGACGCCCGGCGCATGATTGCCGCCTGCAAAGCTGCGGGCAAGCAACTGTCGGTGGGCTACCGGCTGCACGTTGAGCCGCACAACCAGAACATGATGGAGTTGGGCCAACGGCAGCTTTTTGGGCCGGTTCGCCACCTCGTCGCTGAAAACGGTCAGAAAGAAGGCTACGACACGCCCTGGCGGCTCAATAAGGCCCTGGCGGGTGGCGGCCCGCTGCCCGATGTGGGCATTTATTGCCTACAAGGGTCCCTCTATACGAAAGGGCAGTTACCCGTGTCGGTGACGGCCCGGTTTCACCCCATCACCGACCGGGAGAAGTTCACGGAGGTGGAAGAAGGCATGACGTTTCAGCTTCAGTTTGCCGATGGCACAGTGGCCGACTGCCGCACCAGCTACAACGATACCTACAATAAACTTCGCGCCGAAGCGGCCAAGGGCTGGTTTGAACTGGAACCGGCCTACGGCTACGGGGGCATTCGGGGCAAAACGAGCCGGGGCAACATGAAGCTGGACAATGTGAACCAGCAAGCCCGACAGATGGATGCCTTTGCGCAGTGCGTACTGAATGGCACGCCCACGACCCTACCCGGCGAACTGGGCCTGCGCGACGTGCAGCTGATCGAAGCGATTTACGAGGCGGCCCGAACCGGCAAAAAAGTAGCCACCCGCCACATACAGCCCGTTGTCGATCAGCAATACATCCGCCAGTACGCCCGCCTGTAG
- a CDS encoding aldo/keto reductase, with protein MTIPSVTLNNGVTMPLLGLGVYAPKQRNDVQQAVEDALALGCRLIDTAAIYGNERDVAAALAASNVPRNEVFITTKVWNADHGFDSTLRAFDESLTKLGLDVVDLYLIHWPIREHRRDTWRALERLYAEGRTRAIGVSNYYPPHLDELFETATVTPAVNQIEFSPYCYVPEVLDYCRAKGIQLEGYAPLVRGQKQHDPRLVAIAERYGKSTYQILVRWSVQHGVVTIPKSVHKDRIRANFDVFDFELTEADFQQLNTFFDNTRIADHPMDYL; from the coding sequence ATGACCATTCCTTCCGTTACCTTAAATAACGGCGTTACGATGCCGTTGCTGGGCCTGGGTGTGTATGCGCCGAAGCAGCGTAACGACGTCCAGCAAGCCGTGGAAGATGCCCTTGCGCTGGGCTGTCGCCTCATCGACACGGCGGCGATCTACGGTAACGAACGCGACGTAGCCGCCGCGCTCGCGGCCAGCAACGTACCCAGAAACGAGGTTTTCATCACCACCAAAGTCTGGAACGCCGATCATGGCTTCGACAGCACGTTGCGCGCGTTCGACGAGAGCCTGACCAAGCTGGGTCTCGACGTGGTCGACCTGTACCTGATTCACTGGCCCATCCGCGAACACCGGCGCGATACCTGGCGGGCACTCGAACGGCTCTACGCCGAGGGACGTACCCGGGCCATCGGGGTCTCCAACTATTACCCGCCCCACCTCGACGAACTCTTCGAGACCGCTACCGTGACGCCCGCCGTCAACCAGATCGAGTTCAGCCCCTACTGCTACGTACCTGAGGTGCTCGACTACTGCCGGGCGAAGGGCATTCAGTTGGAAGGCTACGCGCCGCTGGTGCGGGGGCAGAAGCAGCACGACCCGCGGCTGGTCGCTATCGCCGAACGCTACGGAAAGAGTACCTACCAGATCCTGGTGCGCTGGTCGGTGCAACACGGCGTGGTGACCATCCCGAAGTCGGTTCACAAAGACCGGATCCGGGCGAATTTCGACGTGTTCGACTTCGAACTCACCGAGGCCGACTTCCAGCAACTCAATACCTTCTTCGACAACACCCGCATCGCCGACCACCCGATGGATTATTTGTAA
- a CDS encoding Gfo/Idh/MocA family protein has translation MPNRSTRRVFLRDAAFAAALVPSSLSGFGGVPSLLTNARPGSLMADDKPVRLGFIGTGFRGRDHIQQALYRPDVQIPAICDTSDEAIQQTLALFDKLGKPRPVVYGNGGGARRDEAFKELLKRDDIDGVVIATPWEWHTPMAVETMKAGKYAGVEVSATVTLNESWDLVNTFEKTGSPCMILENVCYRRDVLMVLNMIRQGLFGEMTYAHCGYQHDLRAVKFNDGKHYAGGGVEFGAKGYAEARWRTQHSVDRNGDIYPTHGLGPVAHWLNINRGNRFTALSSTATKSRGLHKYVVDNGGANHPNANVNFKLGDVVTTMLQCANGETIVIIHDTNSPRPYSLGFRAQGTEGIWMDDNDSVFFQNRTAKGDKPKAHSWEPFAAYEAEFDHPLWKKHAANADKAGHGGIDFFVMRAFIEAVKYKTQPPIDVYDAAVWSAISPLSEKSIAKGGQLVEVPDFTRGKWKTNAPIFALNDAF, from the coding sequence ATGCCGAACCGTTCTACGCGCCGTGTTTTCCTGCGTGATGCCGCTTTTGCGGCCGCCCTCGTCCCCAGTAGCCTGTCTGGTTTTGGCGGGGTACCCAGCCTGCTGACTAACGCAAGGCCCGGTTCACTTATGGCCGACGACAAGCCCGTTCGGCTCGGTTTCATCGGTACGGGCTTCCGCGGCCGCGACCACATCCAGCAGGCGCTCTACCGCCCCGACGTGCAGATTCCCGCCATCTGCGATACCAGCGACGAGGCCATACAGCAAACCCTTGCCCTGTTCGATAAGCTCGGCAAACCCCGCCCGGTCGTGTACGGCAACGGTGGGGGCGCTCGCCGGGATGAAGCCTTCAAAGAGCTGCTCAAACGCGACGATATCGATGGGGTGGTGATCGCTACGCCCTGGGAGTGGCACACGCCAATGGCCGTCGAAACCATGAAAGCCGGCAAATACGCTGGCGTGGAAGTCTCGGCGACGGTCACGCTCAACGAGTCGTGGGATTTGGTGAATACGTTTGAGAAAACGGGGTCGCCCTGCATGATTCTGGAGAATGTCTGCTATCGGCGCGATGTGCTAATGGTGCTGAACATGATCCGACAGGGGCTGTTTGGCGAAATGACGTATGCCCACTGCGGCTACCAGCACGACCTGCGGGCGGTGAAGTTCAACGACGGCAAACACTATGCCGGCGGGGGTGTCGAGTTTGGCGCGAAGGGCTACGCGGAGGCCCGCTGGCGCACGCAGCACTCCGTCGACCGCAACGGCGATATCTACCCCACCCACGGGCTGGGGCCGGTGGCGCACTGGCTCAACATCAACCGGGGCAACCGCTTCACGGCCCTGAGCAGCACCGCTACCAAGAGCCGGGGCCTGCACAAATACGTCGTCGACAATGGCGGGGCCAATCACCCGAATGCCAACGTCAACTTCAAGCTGGGCGATGTGGTCACGACCATGCTCCAGTGCGCCAACGGCGAAACCATCGTGATTATCCACGACACCAATTCGCCCCGCCCCTACTCGCTGGGTTTCCGGGCGCAGGGCACCGAAGGCATCTGGATGGACGATAACGACAGTGTGTTTTTTCAGAACCGCACGGCCAAAGGCGACAAGCCCAAAGCCCATAGCTGGGAACCGTTTGCGGCCTACGAAGCCGAATTTGATCATCCGCTCTGGAAGAAACACGCCGCCAATGCCGACAAAGCGGGCCACGGCGGGATCGACTTCTTCGTGATGCGGGCGTTTATCGAAGCGGTGAAATACAAAACCCAGCCCCCCATCGACGTCTACGACGCGGCCGTCTGGAGCGCCATCAGCCCCTTATCGGAAAAGAGCATCGCCAAAGGCGGGCAGCTCGTCGAGGTCCCCGATTTCACCCGCGGCAAGTGGAAAACCAACGCCCCCATCTTCGCCCTAAACGATGCCTTTTAA
- a CDS encoding 6-pyruvoyl trahydropterin synthase family protein encodes MMDPNGAEAPRVAVFRKEHFNAAHRLNNPNWSDEKNTRVYGKCNNPNYHGHNYELTVQVVGPIDPETGYVIDMKVLGDLIKTQVTDRFDHKNLNLDTDEFRDLNPSAENIAIVIYTILRKHIEPSLDLKIRLHETERNFVEYPV; translated from the coding sequence ATGATGGATCCCAACGGAGCCGAGGCTCCACGGGTAGCTGTGTTCCGGAAGGAGCATTTCAACGCCGCCCATCGCCTGAACAATCCAAATTGGTCAGACGAGAAAAATACCCGTGTCTACGGCAAGTGCAACAACCCCAATTACCACGGCCATAACTACGAACTGACCGTGCAGGTGGTTGGCCCGATTGACCCGGAAACGGGCTATGTGATCGACATGAAAGTGCTGGGTGACCTGATAAAGACGCAGGTAACCGACCGCTTCGATCACAAAAACCTGAACCTCGACACCGACGAGTTTCGCGACCTTAATCCGTCGGCCGAAAACATCGCCATTGTCATTTACACGATTCTAAGAAAACACATTGAGCCGTCGCTCGATCTGAAAATTCGTCTGCATGAAACCGAACGGAACTTCGTTGAATACCCCGTCTAA
- the folE gene encoding GTP cyclohydrolase I FolE encodes MKPNGTSLNTPSNGAASNGIHLNGHKNGHATHGLSDELVDEMGDNHALANLETPLRPDAFDLDDDLKIDLIEAHFREIMTILGLDLTDDSLKGTPRRVAKMYVNETFKGLNPANKPSTTLFDNKYQYNQMLVERDITVQSYCEHHFVPIIGKAHVAYISSGKVIGLSKLNRIVQYYAKRPQVQERLTMQIADELKRALQTDDVAVIIDAAHLCVSTRGVNDTASSTLTAAYSGKFEDEATKQEFLKYVGMAKPTM; translated from the coding sequence ATGAAACCGAACGGAACTTCGTTGAATACCCCGTCTAATGGTGCCGCTTCCAACGGCATCCACCTTAACGGCCACAAAAACGGCCATGCTACCCACGGTTTGTCGGACGAACTGGTTGACGAAATGGGGGATAATCACGCCCTGGCCAATCTGGAAACGCCTTTACGCCCAGACGCTTTCGATCTGGACGACGACCTGAAAATCGATCTGATTGAAGCCCATTTTCGCGAAATCATGACCATTCTGGGCCTCGACCTGACGGACGACAGCCTGAAAGGAACGCCGCGCCGGGTGGCTAAAATGTACGTCAACGAGACGTTCAAGGGCCTCAACCCCGCCAACAAACCCAGCACGACGCTCTTCGACAATAAGTACCAGTATAACCAGATGCTGGTGGAGCGCGACATTACGGTGCAGTCGTATTGCGAGCACCATTTCGTGCCCATTATTGGAAAAGCACACGTGGCGTATATCAGTAGCGGTAAGGTAATCGGCCTGTCGAAACTGAACCGGATTGTGCAGTATTACGCCAAACGCCCGCAGGTGCAGGAACGCCTGACAATGCAGATTGCCGACGAACTGAAGCGGGCGCTGCAAACCGACGACGTGGCCGTCATTATCGACGCGGCCCACCTGTGTGTATCGACCCGCGGGGTCAATGACACGGCTTCGTCGACGCTGACGGCTGCCTACAGTGGCAAGTTCGAGGACGAAGCCACGAAACAGGAGTTTTTGAAATACGTAGGCATGGCCAAGCCAACAATGTAA
- a CDS encoding SDR family NAD(P)-dependent oxidoreductase: MQGKHILIIGASSGIGHALALLLQQQGATLYTAGRRQPEGITSTHMTWDVTTQPAAEALTQLPEVLHGLVYAPGTINLKPFQRLQPADYQHDLQVNVLGAVSAIHATLGSLKKSKSASIVLFSTVAAKLGMGLHSSVSVAKSAVEGLTKSLAAEFAPSNVRVNALAPSLTDTPLAETQGLLGTSEKREAANKRHPLNRVGTPEDIAQLAAYLLGDQASWITGQIIGVDGGMGSLK; encoded by the coding sequence ATGCAAGGCAAACATATTCTCATCATTGGAGCCAGTTCGGGCATTGGGCACGCACTGGCTCTTTTGTTGCAACAGCAGGGCGCGACCCTTTACACGGCGGGTCGGCGGCAACCCGAAGGCATCACGTCCACGCACATGACGTGGGATGTAACGACGCAACCCGCCGCTGAGGCGCTAACCCAACTGCCCGAAGTCCTGCACGGGCTGGTGTATGCACCGGGTACCATTAACCTGAAACCATTTCAGCGCCTCCAACCTGCCGATTACCAGCACGATCTGCAGGTAAACGTGCTGGGAGCTGTCTCGGCCATCCACGCTACGCTGGGCAGTCTGAAAAAATCGAAATCGGCAAGTATTGTGCTGTTTAGTACGGTAGCCGCCAAGCTGGGCATGGGCCTGCACTCGTCGGTATCGGTGGCCAAGTCGGCCGTTGAAGGGCTGACAAAGTCGCTGGCGGCTGAGTTTGCGCCCTCCAACGTGCGGGTCAATGCACTGGCCCCATCGCTGACCGACACGCCACTGGCCGAAACGCAGGGCCTGCTGGGTACGTCGGAAAAGCGCGAGGCGGCCAATAAACGCCACCCGCTCAACCGCGTGGGTACTCCCGAGGACATTGCCCAACTGGCGGCGTATCTGCTCGGCGATCAGGCCAGTTGGATCACGGGCCAGATCATCGGTGTCGATGGGGGCATGGGGAGTCTGAAATAA